In the genome of Pontibacter actiniarum, the window GCTCACAGAAAGGCTGCCGCTACGGAAAGGAGTCTCCGTTTCAGAAACCCTTCTAAAGCGCTCAGAGGCCAGGCGGTCAAAGAAGACACGCATCAGGTAAGCCTGGTATGCCTCTTTGGTGGTAATGGCCGACATGCCCTCCATTTTCCGGAAGAAACTGAAGTCCAGGTTAGTAGCCTCTGCATCCGTCACAATGGCTGTTAGCGTATCCCGGTGGGCTGGCACCCCATAATACTGGCGCTCCCGCGCGTGCTTGGGATTTCGAAGCTTTTTGAAGTTTTTTCGGATGAGCTTTTCTACATTTTTGGCATCCACATCCCCCACGACCGCAACGGCCATCAGGTTCGGCCGGTACCAGTCCTGGTAAAAGGAGACAATGCGCTCCCGCGGAAAAGTCTTCAATACCTGGGTCTTCCCGATCGGAAGGCGCTTGGCATAGCGGGAGTTATTCAATAGGATAGGCAGGTACGCCTTTCGCATGCGGTCAGACGCCCCCTGCCCTTTACGCCACTCCTCCAGTACCACCCCGCGCTCCTTCTCAATCTCCAGGCTGTCGTTGAGTACGCCGCCCGCCCAGTCAGCCATGATGGTCATGGTCTTTTCAAGCACCTGCTCATTTTCCAGGGGTACCTGCAGTTTATAGACAGTTTCGTCAAAGCTGGTGTGGGCATTCAGGTCAGAACCGAACTTCACCCCCTGTGACTCCAGGAAAGTAATCAGCTCATTCTTCTCAAAATGCGTGGTTCCGTTGAAGGCCATGTGTTCCAGGAAGTGCGCCAAGCCCTGCTGGTCCTCTTCTTCCAGGATCGAGCCGGCCTTGAGGTAAAGGCGCACAATGGCCTGCTTCTTTGGCTCTGCATGTGGGTAAATATAATAGGTCAGCCCGTTTCGCAGCGTTCCTTTTACCAGGTTTGGATCCTGCGGCAACTCTTGCGCAGAGGCAATACAGGTCCATAGTACTGCCAGCAGTACCAATAATTTACTTCGATAAGATATCATAGGTGTGTTATTTCTTCTTGATCAGCACGAGCTGCTGTTGGATATGGTCCGGTCCCGGTAACCCGAGCGTATAGTCTTTGGAGTTCGATTCAATTTTGATAGAAAGGCTGTTGTCCTGCGCAGGGTCCAGGTCATGTTCGAGCCAGGCGATCTTAACCGGCACCTGAAACACCCCTGGTATGAAAACCACCGTGTTACTATTGTGGAGCACCCTATAGTCGCGCCCCTCCTCCAGGCCACTACCCGGAGTCACCGAATACGTCACCTGAATAGGGTCAAACTGGCGTTCGGCGCTCAGGTAAATGTGGTAGGCCACCGTGTCCCGGCGGTTATAGCGCACCTCCACCGTATCCTGGTTATCCACATGAATATGGAAGAAGGGGTGATCAAACGGCTCCACCTCTTCTTTGTTACAGGCAGCCATCACCAACGGCACAAACGCTACCAATACGATCTTCAGCAGTTTTTTCATCGTTTAATTAATTACAGGGTTAGGTTGCATGGCTTTGTTTGCATCCAATTCCAGCGAGGGGATCGGCAGGATAAACCGGACATTCGGGTATTCCAGGAAGCAGACAGCGGCGGCACAGCCTTCTCCCCGCACCAGGTCTTCTTTCCGTCTGGTCACATCAAACAGCCTGTGTCCCTCAAAGGCCAGCTCCTTGCGGCGCTCCACGTTGATGGCCTGATAGAGTTGCTCCCCGGTCAGCTCCTCCTCCACCGGCGCAGCCGAAGGCATGGCGCGTTCCCGGATACGCTTTAGGTCCGCGGCAGCCAAGGCCTGCTGCCCCAGATGCCAGGCTGCCTCTGCCCTGTTTAAGATTACTTCCGAGAGGCGCACCACTTTGGGGTCAATCGGCCACTGGTCATCCTGCAGGTCTTCGGCCTTCCCGTATTTCAGGGAATAATGCTTCCCGCCACTTTCGCCAAACACGGTACCGCGCACATCTGCCGGATCATACAGGCCCCACAGCTGCTCGGAGGCATACGCGCGAAAGGAAGGGGTAGAATAGACGGCCGCCACGGTGCTGGCACTGTAGTCGCGGTTATAAAGCTGCCAGATTACCTCGGCGCCCGGCTGCTGCTCCAGGTACATGGCTTTGTAATTGGCACTGTCGGTAAGCATATAAACAGGAGCCTCAATTACTTTATCTGCATAGGCCTTGGCCTTCTCCCAGTCTTCCATGTACAAATACACCCGCGAGAGCAAAGCCCAGGCACTGTAGTGCGAAGCCTCAAACGGACTTAATACCGGCCCATTCTGCAGAACCGATGCCCCTTCCTCCAGGTCTTTGATAATCTGGGCATAGGTATCTTTCATCGTGGCACGCCTCACCTGATCGTCCGGCCCCGGGGTCTTCAGCAGGATAGGAGCCCCCCAGTGCTGGGCATCTGCCGTAAAGGTGTAATGCTGCGCGTATGCCCGGCTAAGGTCATAGTGACACAGGGCCCGCATGATCAGGGCCTGGCCCCTTATGGCCTCCAGCTCCTGTACAAAGGTCGGCTCCAGCTCTTTGAGCCGGGGGATAGCGTTGATCAGGTTGTTCACATTATCCAGGGCCTCAAAGATGTTGAGCCAGATGTGCCCCACAGCCAGCTCATCATCGTCAGGGTTGCTCTGGAAGTTATGCTCGTTAAAAAGGACCAACTGCGCATCCGAGCTGTTGCCCGTCATCTTCAGGCGTACATCATCGCTGGCTATGTCGGGGTACATCAAAAACTCCCGGCTATAATAATAAGACATCCGGTTATAAGCCCCAGCCAGCGCGGCCCGAGCTCCATCCATGTCTTGCAGCAGGACCTCCTTGCTGACCCGCCCGATAGGCTCTTTCTCAAGAAAATCTTTGGTGCACCCGGCACTCAGCAGCAGCATTAGCCCTGCACACAGGCTTCTGTATCGTTTCTTCATACTTTGACTATATTCCAAGGTTAAGCCCTGCTGATATCACCTGCTCCACAGGATAGGGCGAGAAGGAGTTTTTATAGGTGTTCCGGTCTTCTCTATTCCTGTAAGGAGTCCAGAAGCCCACATTGTCCAGCTGCACATAGGCATTGGCGTGCTGCAGGAAGAACCTGCTGACCAGCTCTGCCGGCAGGCTATAGCCCAGGCTGATGTTCTGCAGGCGAAGGTTCGTCTTCTTATGGATAAAACGGGTGGAGTTGCGCATGGAAGACTGGCTCACGCCCCAGATCAGCTTAGGGGTAGTAGCCATATCCCCCGGGCGCTGCCAGCGGTCGAGCTGGTTTTTAGACTGGTTGTCCTCCATATAGTATACCCCGTCAGACTCCGCATTGCGCCGCAGGCTGCTGAAGGCATAGCCGCCCACCGTGTAGTTGAGCAGCACGTTCAGCGAGAAGTTCTTGTAGCTGACCCTGTTGGTGATCCCGCCAAAGAAATCAGGGTTTGTCGAACCGACAGGCACCCGGTTGTTGACATCGTACACCCGGGTCAGGTTGCCGGCCGCATCATACCAAAGCGGGGCCCCGTCCCGGGGGTCCACCCCGGCCCAGCGCACCAGGTAAAGCGTGCTGGCGTCTTCACCCACTTGGCGTATGCTCGTGCCAAAGGACTTATCGTTGCCGTTGTAAAGCTCCAGGATCTTGTTGCGGTTATGCGCCAGGTTCACATCTGTCGTCCACTGCAGGTCTCTGTAGTTGATGTTTACTGTGGAAAGGGTAAACTCCACGCCCGCGTTTTGCACCTTCCCTACGTTGCGGTAGATCCGGGTCTGGCCGGTGGCCCTCGTCACATCCACCTTGTCAATCAGATTGTCGGTGATATTGCTGTAAAACTCACCTTCCAAATACACCCTGTCCCAAAAGCCGATGCGGAGCCCCGTGTTGAACATATAGGTCGTCTCCCAACTGAAGTCCGGGTTTTCCCCGGTGGAGATCACCGCGCCGGGGCTGTTGTTGTAGGCGTAGTCGGCCCCGAAGCTATAGAGCCCTTTGGCCGCATAATTGCCGATGCGCGAGTTTCCGTTTGTTCCGTAACTGGCTTTTAGCTTGAGGAAGTTCACTGTCTTGCTTTTCCAGAAGGCCTCATTGTGGATGTTCCACGAAGCCCCTGCCGAGGCGAAGTTCGCCCACCTTACATCATCGCCGAAGCGTGAATTGCCATCCCGCCGGAAGTTCAACGTCACGTAGTAGCGGCGGTCCCAGTTATAACTCAGGTTGGAGAACACTGAGAAGGCACTCTCCTCCTCGGCGCTGCTGTTGGCCCGCTGCGTCTCATAGGGCGTGTAGGTGATTTCCTTGATGTGGTCGTTGGCAAAGTTGTAGCCCGAGCCGGACAGGGAGGTTCGCCTGCCATCTGAGGCTTCCGTGCCCAGGAGTGCATCCACCTGGTGCTTGCCGATGGCTTTGCTGTAGTTGAGCCGGTTTATGCTGATCCACTTCAAGAAGTTCGTCTGCGCCCTGTCGGCATACCCCATCGGGTTGCCCTCTAAATCCCTGCCCGACCAGTTCTTGCGGGAGGCATACTGGTCTTCGCGGATGTTGTAAAAATCAATCCCGTTACGGGAAGTAAAATCCAGTCCGTCCAAAATGACCAGCACCGCGCCCACGTTCCCGTTCACGGCAAAGGTGTTCTGGCTGTGATCGTTCTGGGCCGCCTCGGCCAGCTTGTTGAACAGCTTGCTGCCTGTCACCCCATCGTACAGGGCGAAGTCACCGCTTGGCTGGTAAGGATTGATGTTGGGCCGCGTCGTATAATAGTAGTCGCCCGGCGTGAACAGCTTGTTCTTATTATAGGAGCCGCCCATGCGGAAGTTCAGGTTGAGCCGCTTACCGATACGCTGGTCCAGGTTGATGCGGGTAGACAGGCGTTGCGTGCTGTTGGCCAGCATGGTTTTGTCTTCCTTGTAATAGCCTGCCGAAATGAAGTATTTTGTTCGCTCATTTCCCCCGGTCAGCGAAAGGTTGTAATCCGACGTCTGACCGGTGCGGAAGAAAGCATCATACCAGTCCGTGTTGACTGTATCCGCCTCTCCGCCATACGGATAGGCAGCCGGATCCAGGCCACTGTTGGCGTAGGCCTCGCGCGCCAGTTCCCGGAACTCATCCCCGGAGAGCACTTGAAACTTAGTATCGCTGATGCTGTTGATGCCCCTGCGGACACGCACATTCAGGCGGTCCTCTCCGCTCTTGCCCCGCTTGGTCGTAATCAGGACCACCCCGTTGGCACCGTTGGCCCCGTATATGGAGGTGGCCGAGGCATCTTTTAGTACGGTAATCGACTCAATGTCACTGGGATTCAGGTAAGATAGGGGGCTCACGCTGGCGCTAACGCCTGGAATAAGGTTTGTGCTCCCCCCGGTGTACACCGGCACCCCGTCCACGATCCATAGCGGCTCGTTGGAGGCGCTAAAGGAGGCTGCTCCCCGGATCCGGGTCTGGTAGCGGGGGCGGGCACTGCTGGCATCATCGCTCTGCACCTCAAAGCGCAGGCCCGGCACCACCCCCTCCAGCAGTTGGTCCACCCGGTCTGCCGGCCGGTGCTTGAGCTTCTCAGCCGTCACAAACTCCACGCTGCCCACCAGGTCTTCTTTTTTTTGCTCCGTACCGTACCCGGTAACAACAACCGACTGCAGCTGAACTAAATCATCCCGGAGCATGACATTGACAACCTTGCGTGCCTTTACAGGTACCTGCTGCGGCAGCTTACCCATGTAAGAAAAGACCAGCACCGCGTCCTCTGAGGAGACAGGAAGGTTATACCGGCCGTTCTGGTCCGTCACCGTTCCTTTGCTGGTCCCTTTCAGGACCACAGTTGCCCCAATCAGCGGCTCGCTGTCCTTCTCGGAGAGCACCTGACCGCTGACCGTTCTCACCTCTTGGGCAACTGCTGCTGGCTTGGTAAGAATGATCCGGCTTCCCTTCAGCTGGTAAGAGATATTGAGAGAGCCAAAGAGCTCATCCAGGATCAGTGCCAGCGGCTGCCCCTGGTACTGCGTAGACACTTGTGTGTCCAGCGGCAAAAGGCTCGGGCTGTAGGCAAAATCATACCCGTAGTTCTCTTCCAGCGCATCCAGCAACTCCTCCAGGCTTACCTTTCCCATGTCTAGGTAAACGGGCTGACTCAATGGATGCTGCCCCTGCACAGTGGTCACACGCAGGCAACAGCCAAGCGCTAATAATAAGAGTAGACGTTTCTTCATATATCGTTAGTACAACCGTTTCCACTAAGTAGGTAAGTCTCCCCCTGTTGCTTCCATTCCATGCGCATTGACAGGGCAATCACATCCAGTACATCGCTTGGTTTTTCCTGGTAGAAAGAAGCTGTCAGCAGGCATTTACCGGCGGCGGGGTTCTCTAGCACGAATTGCTTTCCGTAATAGCGTTCCATCACATCCAGCACCTGCTCAAGGGTAGCCTGCTGGAATACCAGGCGGCCGCTCCAGATGAGCTGTTCAATTGGAATAGCGGGGTTGAACACCGTTCCTCCCGCCGTTCCCTGGGAGGTAAGGCTCTGTCCTGCCTTCACCACCCTAGGCGCCCCTATGGGCTTTCCCTCCGGGGACAGCGGCTGATACTGCACCACCCCCGTCACCACAGCCAAACGTTCCCGCGCCTGCGAGGGGTAAGCCTGCAGGTCAAAGCTTGTCCCTACTACCTGTGTGATCGCCGCCTTGCTTTTAATCCTGAAGGGGAGCTGCTTATCTGGCCTTACCTCAAAAAAGCCTTGTCCCTCCAAGGTCAGGTTGCGGTGTTCCTCACCGAAGCCCTCCTCATAGGTCAGCACGCTATGCTCATTGAGCAATACCTGCGAACTATCGGGCAGCCACACCATTTTCTGCCCCGCAGCTACCTGCAGCCTGTGCACCTTCGGGCTCATCATCCACCAGGCAAGCAACAGCAACACTGATGCCGCTGCGGCCGCGACGGCATGTATACGCCATGTTATGCGATGGCTCGTTTCCGCTGCAGCCTCCTGCCCGCTCTCCTCTGTTAAGCGGGGAAGAAGCTCCTGCCAGGAACGGTTTACATCCAGCTGCTGTGCCCAATCCGGTGGATGGGGTACCAAGGCTCGTTGATAAGCACGGAACAGCCGTTCGTTTTCGGGCGAGGCCTGCCTCCAGGCCAGCAGCGCCTGCGTTGTTTCGGCATCCGCCTCCCCGGAAAACCAAGCTTCCAGGTATTCGGGCCATTTCACTTCAGGTATGTTATCTTGTGAGTCCAATGTTTAAGTCTTTCAGGGAAAAGACGAGCGGCTACGCCAAGGGGAGTAAAATGTTATAAAAAAATCAGAAAATATTTGAGAGGAGTTCATATTCCTATGACAAAGTGTTCAACCGGACATGGCGAACTCCCACAAGTTCAGAGATCATGCGGGAGAAGAAAGAGAATGGCTGAGAGGGCAAAGCAGCTACATTATTTTAGCAACCATACCAGCAGGAGCAGCTTATCCATAAGCGGCAGGAGCTCCTCACGGATTTTGCGGAGCGCAATGACGCGCTGCTTCTTCACCGTTAGGGGGGAAATATCTAAATAGGTGGCAATGTCCTCTTTGCTCAAGCCCTCCAGATAGCTCATCTCAAAGATCTGGCGGCACTTGGTGGGCAGCTTGGCAGCGGCCCTTTTCACCAAGGGGGTCAGCTGCTCTGACAAGGGCAGCTCACCTCTCTCCGACTCAACATCGGAAAACGTTTGGTCGTGCAGTTCTCGCCTATACCTTCGGATATAGTCAAGGGCTGTGTTGCGAACGGTTTGACACAGGTAAGCGGATGGGGTGGTGACGTGTTGTAGGGAGTGCCGGTTTTCCCAGATCTTACAAAAGGCCTCCTGCACCAGCTGCCCTGCCAGGTCCTTGTCTCCGGTGATGCCTTCGCAGAAAATCACCATTTTAACAAAGTGCTCCTTGTAAAAACTTTCAAACGCTTTCAGATCCTCCCACGGCAAAACTTTCAGCTGCCTTATCACCCCATCGCCAGGCGTAGCGGTACTCATAGGTATTTGTCTCTTAAAGTGAGGTTTGAAAAATCATAATACAGGAAAACCACCTCAATTGCAAAGTTTTGCGCTGTTATGGCACATCAAAGTGTGCATACCGTTGGGCAGGTCACTATTCCCCTATCAGAATAATCAAATTATTTAACTGCGAACGAGGTGTCAAAAGAGGAAACAGGTACCTCGTTGATATAAGTGGAGGCCCTGCAACAAATAGCACCGAATAACCTGTACGGTTCTTCCGCCCTTCACCACTACTGGCTAAGCAGGTTGCTGCACCTGCTTTTAGCAGATTACACTTTCTTCCAAAACATAAAGTGGAAGAAAGCGGCTGTTTAGAATTCAATCAGCTAGTTTCTTAAGCATGATATGTGTCATGGCAATCTGAATCATGGTCTCAGCTGACTTGGTGCTGCGCTCATAGGCCTTGGAGAGCCTTCGGTAGAGGTTAAGCCAGCCGAAGGTTCGCTCCACAATCCAGCGTTTGGGCAATTCTTGTGAATCCTGTTCACTATCTGAAGCCTCCAGCCCCGCGCCCTAAAGGTGCTCCTGACCCAGTTCCGCAGCTTTTGCCCGCCGTAGCCCTGGTCAGCGAAGAAGACGCGGAGCCTGCCGAAATCGCCTACCCTGGAGGCAACCCGCAGGAGCAAGTAGCGGCCTCCCCGCCGCTCACTGATGTCGGCCCGGTGCACTATCACCATGATCAGCAGCCCCAGCGTGTCCACCACCAGGTGCCGCTCGCGTCCCTTCACCCGCTTGGCCGCATCATCCCCCCTTTGCCCTCCCTGCTGCACGGTCTTCACGCTCTGCGAGTCCAGGATGCCCACGCTCGGGGAATGATCTTTGCCATGCCTGCCCCTCACTTCCTTGTGGAGGCAGTCATGGAGCAGATCCCAGAAACCATTGCGCCGCCATTTGCGGTAATAGTAGTAGACTGTTAGTCTGCAAACTTTTCTTGTCCAACAGCCGGCACCTGCTTTTTTATCTTCCTAAATCAAATCAGCCTCTTAAGGAGATAAAGCATCTGTGGCAGACACTTCTCTTGCGTTACCTGTCGGCTGCTTTGTTAATACTCTCCCTGACAAACTTGATGCGCCCCATCTATAAGACCTAGCTGAGGCGTAGAGTTGGCAGCCCGTTCGTATCCCCCGCTCACCTCCCAAATTAGGAGCCTTGTATGGCCTGTGAGACTTTACCTGGGTTAGCCACAGAGCCTTTTATACAGCACGCCCTGCAGCACCTGCTAATCTAACCTCTGGTCGGTCTCCAGCTTTTTGAGCTGACGGCCCTCCTCCAGTTGGGCTAGCTTCAGTTATTCCGATACTCCTAAACCAGAAATGCATAGAAAATGGCCTTGGAGATGCTCCTTTTGCGGCATATCTCGGCTACAGAAACACCTGCCGATGGCTGCTTGAGGGCAGAGGTGGTCTGTGCCTTGGTAAACGCTGGCCCTTTGTGTCGAATCGCCTTTAACTCTATGTGGGTATTACCCGGATTCGCTACGCTACAGCCTTCCGGTTTTTCGGGAGAAGGTCTATTAGCTGTCTCTATTTCTTAAATATTGACTTACAGCTGCGTTAGCTAAGTTCCGCAAAAATTCTAAAATAGATTTCGCCTGCTCCAGCGACACCTGCACCCCCTCTTTCCGCAGGATCTCCAACGCTTTCTCCGGGCTGAGCGGGTTTTTCCCTTTTGATTTCATAGGTCATATCTTCAACGTTGCTTGGATAGCATGCAAAAAGGCGGAACCGAGTCCCGCCTTTTTGCCCGCACAGGGCGCGGCTATTTTCTGCCCCGGCTTTCAGGGTGCAGGAAGATCTGACTCGGCCGCAGTCGGTTATAGGATGGCACGTAGCGCACATAGCCGTAGGCGTGCAGCTCACGCAGGACACGGTGGTAGGTGCCGCTGCTGCAGAGCTTGGCAGCCGGCATCAGCTCATGACTGTAGCCGAGCACGGGGTCCGTCCCTGCCTGCTCCAACCAGCGTCGGTACAAGGCCGCATACAGGGCAATATGGGATGGACCAATGCGCGGGTCCCGACGTATGGCCGTGAAAAACCACAGGAGCGGCTGCGTGGGGCATTCCACTGGCTTGGCCGGCACCTTAGCTTCCGGGGCGGGAGAACCAGGCCACACGCTTTTCATGACCCAATGGACCGGCCCTTCCGAGGGGGCTTCTGCCTGACCTCTTCGCGATTTTCCTTCCAGGCCGCCAGCTGCGATGTCTTTTGGGGCTCCTGCCCGGCGGTCTGGGCCTGCTGCTGGCTTAACGCCGGCCGCACGCGCTGCATGTGCTCATCGTAGACGTTCACAGACTTATACCGGGGGCTGGCCTCCACGAAATAACGTGCCTCCCGCCCCTCACCTAGCTCAAAGGTCACGGCCTGCCGGTTGCCTTTCCGCAGGGACTCCAGGAGCAGGCTTTTCTCCTGCGCATCTTTTAGTTCCTTAACCGGGTGCTTGCCCAGGGCAAGCTCCAGGTCATAGCCGTAGTTGTGGTGAAACTGTTTGACCAGGTAGTTCTGCCGGTCATCGGTCTGCTTGAAGTCCAGCTGCAACCAGGCGTTGTAGAGCTCTCCCTCCTTGTTGGTCAGGTCCTTGTTGACGGCCCGGCCGCTGAGCAGGTTGTAGGCCTCCTTCAGCGTAATATTGTTGCCTTTGTTGATGTAGAAGGTCTGCTCGGTGCTGTCGGCGGCGCGTTCGGGCTTGAGGGCCGCCAAGTAGCGGTTAAAAAAGTACATGTCCTGCTGACTGGACTTGCGAAACTCCAGTACCGTGGCCATTTGGTCCTTACCATAGCTCACGTTGTGGAAGAGCTCAAAGGAAGCTCCCCCCTGCTGCATTTTCTCGCGCAGCTGGCTCTCCAGGCCCTCGCCGAAACCGGTGTACTTGACCTGGTCCCGCAGATAGGCAAAGTTTTTCTCGTTCATGGTCGTTCATGTTAGATGAAACAAGTATGCAGATCAGTTAGTCTACTTGGTCGAAAGCCTTGGCCTGCAGCAGCAGACGGCTGGACAGCTTAAGCTGCAGGTGACGTCCGCCGTTTCGTTCCATCAGCTCCACAACCAGGTACTTTTTATCAGGCAGCGTCACTTTAGGCAGGGCCACCACCAGTACACGTTCTGTATGCCCTTCCACCGCACCTGCCCCGTGGATGTACAAGGGCTTTAGCTCCAGTTCCTGTGATGCCGTACGTCGACGGCCCTGCCGGTCCCGGACATAGAAGCGAAACTGGTCTAAGTTATAGCGGGTGCTGGTGCTGTTGCGAATCCGGAACTGGCAGTAGAGGACCTCTCCACGGATATGAAACTGCCCTACCTGCAGGCGCATGCCCCCTGAGCGGGCGGTGCGGTGCTTGCCCCCGGCTGTTGCCGCCACACAGGCCGCATCGCGCTCGAGCACGGCTCTGTTCGCTTTTCCCGGCAGAAAAGCAACCGGAGCGGCGGACAGCGGTAGCCGGGGCAGCTGCAGCGAGAGCGCACCCGGCTCCGGAGCGTAGGAGACCACAAAGGTGTAAAGGCTCCCGTCGGCAGTGAGCACGGTCAGGCTTGTCTGGCGAAAACCGGCGCTGGCCGCTTTGACGCGAAGCATGTTCTCGGCAGGGGCTGCTTGCTGCACCAGGATATCCCCGCTCCCCCGGTCTACGCTTTGGACGGCGAAGGGAAAAACAAGGTGTGTGGTTTTGTTCGGGGAGACGGTCAACTGGCACACGGGCAAGGCGGTACCCCGTACTGCCCGTAGGCCAGTTTGGGAAAAGGCTTGGCTGGCGGTAAGCAGCCACAGGAATGCCAGAAGGAAGTTGTTCTTTTTCATATGATTGGAAATAAGCGTGTGACATATAGCCAGGAAAGGTGATGGACCGCAAGCCTAGGTTTGCCGGGCATCCCGCAGCAGCACCCGGTAGCCCGCCTTCACTGTTGCCCGGACGAGTTTTGCCTGTTTGCTGAACAGGGACTTGGCGGCCGCCACTCCTGCTCGTGCTGCCTGGAGTTCCGGGGAAGAGTCGAGCGAGGGAAGGCCGAAGCCCTGCACGGCACGGTCTGCCGACTGACGGGCCACCTCCCGGGTGATAGCCCCGGGGATGTAAAGTCCCTCCAACCCATCCAGGTCATAGGCCGACAAATCCACGGGAAACAGACGCTGGCCCCGCCGAATACTGCTGACCTTGATCCGGAGCCGTTCTCCCTCCAGGGCAACCGTCCCAAACACAAAGCTTCCTCGGGGAATCCGCGTGCCGTTGAGCAGTACATCCGCCTCCAGCCGCAGCTTCACGATAGCCCCTGTAACTAGCGCCTGTGTCTCCTGCACCACGGCCGGAAGCATATTCGGGGCTAAATCAGCTGTTACGGGGGTATCCCAGCCATAAAAGCCTTGCACACTATCTACAGGTGCCTCCTGTCCATGTTGTCCTAATAAACTTATGGGGGCGCCCGGGCCAGCAAAGGATAGCGAAAAGACCTGCCCTGCCCCCGTCTGGGAAGAGTGCATGCTCCTTTCCAGGACCCGCTGTGGGTGCTGAATATCGAGAATCTTATCCAGCATGCCGCTGACCTGCTGCATCTCTGGATCTGCGCCGCCCTCGTGCTGGGCCGAGCGCATCAGCTGCTCCAGCCGGCCCAGTTGTATGTCGGCGACAGTTTGCTGTGGGAGGGCCTGCGTACGCGCCGCAGGTGCCACGACCGGCACGTCCTCGAGGGCTGCCTCAAGCTGCCGGAGCTTTTGGTACACCTGCGCCTGCTGCGTTTGGTATCCCTCTGAAGCGCTTCCGCTTAGGGAAGACAGGGCACCAGAAGTCTGTACCGGCGGAAGGCCGCCCACCACCAGTCCCGGGGCATAGGGGTCCTTATGTTGCAGTTCCAGCCACTGCGCAGAGTCGTGCGCTGCCTGCTGGTAGTAGCCCAGTTTCCCCGCCGCCATCCCTTCTTCCAGCTGCGCGTGGGGCAGGGACGGGTTTAGGCCAACTTGGGCACTGTCCTGCGGGTACAGCTTCCGCGTCTGACCTCCCCCCAGCGCCCAAAACAGCAGGGTGATGAAGGGAAAGCTTAAAAGAGGCAGGACAAGCAGGAGTCTGCGCCTGCGTGAGGAGGACATGGTTGAAGTCGGATGTTTCATGATGGCTTGGATTTAGTGTGCGTTAGATACAGTTGCTCCAGGAGGCACCTCACGGCTTAGCGCCGCTCGACCTTCACATCCCGGTTCTCCAGGGTGACCCAGCGCTCAATCAGGAGCCCGTGCGGGTTATGGTCCGAGCGGGAGACGCTGCGCAGATAGCCTTCCGTAACCAGGCTGCGCCATACCGTGCTGGTGGCCCGCACCAGCCGCTGGGTGGCGTAGCAGCGGAAGAAGTACGGGTAGACCTTCAGGTCCACGGCCACGCTGTCTACCTCCACCCGCTGGCTGATATTGCCGGCGATCAGGCCCGTGTAAAAACCCTGCTCCTGCAGGTTGTCGTACTCGCGCTTGGCTGAGGCATCGGCCAGGTACAAGGCCCTGGCCACGTGACGCTCAATGACCTGCTCGTCCGGGTCCAGCGAGAAAAAGAGCTCATGGAAAGTTTTCACATGGTGGCGGGCCTCCACCGGGAGATGCTCGTCCCGGTCTGCGGCGAAGGCCTCCAGGGCCTGCCCCCCTGCCAGCACATAGACACGGTCCTGGAGCTGTTGGGCCAGCCGGAGGCTCCGGTACAGGGCAAAGCCG includes:
- a CDS encoding RagB/SusD family nutrient uptake outer membrane protein, whose product is MKKRYRSLCAGLMLLLSAGCTKDFLEKEPIGRVSKEVLLQDMDGARAALAGAYNRMSYYYSREFLMYPDIASDDVRLKMTGNSSDAQLVLFNEHNFQSNPDDDELAVGHIWLNIFEALDNVNNLINAIPRLKELEPTFVQELEAIRGQALIMRALCHYDLSRAYAQHYTFTADAQHWGAPILLKTPGPDDQVRRATMKDTYAQIIKDLEEGASVLQNGPVLSPFEASHYSAWALLSRVYLYMEDWEKAKAYADKVIEAPVYMLTDSANYKAMYLEQQPGAEVIWQLYNRDYSASTVAAVYSTPSFRAYASEQLWGLYDPADVRGTVFGESGGKHYSLKYGKAEDLQDDQWPIDPKVVRLSEVILNRAEAAWHLGQQALAAADLKRIRERAMPSAAPVEEELTGEQLYQAINVERRKELAFEGHRLFDVTRRKEDLVRGEGCAAAVCFLEYPNVRFILPIPSLELDANKAMQPNPVIN
- a CDS encoding SusC/RagA family TonB-linked outer membrane protein gives rise to the protein MGKVSLEELLDALEENYGYDFAYSPSLLPLDTQVSTQYQGQPLALILDELFGSLNISYQLKGSRIILTKPAAVAQEVRTVSGQVLSEKDSEPLIGATVVLKGTSKGTVTDQNGRYNLPVSSEDAVLVFSYMGKLPQQVPVKARKVVNVMLRDDLVQLQSVVVTGYGTEQKKEDLVGSVEFVTAEKLKHRPADRVDQLLEGVVPGLRFEVQSDDASSARPRYQTRIRGAASFSASNEPLWIVDGVPVYTGGSTNLIPGVSASVSPLSYLNPSDIESITVLKDASATSIYGANGANGVVLITTKRGKSGEDRLNVRVRRGINSISDTKFQVLSGDEFRELAREAYANSGLDPAAYPYGGEADTVNTDWYDAFFRTGQTSDYNLSLTGGNERTKYFISAGYYKEDKTMLANSTQRLSTRINLDQRIGKRLNLNFRMGGSYNKNKLFTPGDYYYTTRPNINPYQPSGDFALYDGVTGSKLFNKLAEAAQNDHSQNTFAVNGNVGAVLVILDGLDFTSRNGIDFYNIREDQYASRKNWSGRDLEGNPMGYADRAQTNFLKWISINRLNYSKAIGKHQVDALLGTEASDGRRTSLSGSGYNFANDHIKEITYTPYETQRANSSAEEESAFSVFSNLSYNWDRRYYVTLNFRRDGNSRFGDDVRWANFASAGASWNIHNEAFWKSKTVNFLKLKASYGTNGNSRIGNYAAKGLYSFGADYAYNNSPGAVISTGENPDFSWETTYMFNTGLRIGFWDRVYLEGEFYSNITDNLIDKVDVTRATGQTRIYRNVGKVQNAGVEFTLSTVNINYRDLQWTTDVNLAHNRNKILELYNGNDKSFGTSIRQVGEDASTLYLVRWAGVDPRDGAPLWYDAAGNLTRVYDVNNRVPVGSTNPDFFGGITNRVSYKNFSLNVLLNYTVGGYAFSSLRRNAESDGVYYMEDNQSKNQLDRWQRPGDMATTPKLIWGVSQSSMRNSTRFIHKKTNLRLQNISLGYSLPAELVSRFFLQHANAYVQLDNVGFWTPYRNREDRNTYKNSFSPYPVEQVISAGLNLGI
- a CDS encoding FecR family protein: MKWPEYLEAWFSGEADAETTQALLAWRQASPENERLFRAYQRALVPHPPDWAQQLDVNRSWQELLPRLTEESGQEAAAETSHRITWRIHAVAAAAASVLLLLAWWMMSPKVHRLQVAAGQKMVWLPDSSQVLLNEHSVLTYEEGFGEEHRNLTLEGQGFFEVRPDKQLPFRIKSKAAITQVVGTSFDLQAYPSQARERLAVVTGVVQYQPLSPEGKPIGAPRVVKAGQSLTSQGTAGGTVFNPAIPIEQLIWSGRLVFQQATLEQVLDVMERYYGKQFVLENPAAGKCLLTASFYQEKPSDVLDVIALSMRMEWKQQGETYLLSGNGCTNDI
- a CDS encoding RNA polymerase sigma-70 factor, whose translation is MSTATPGDGVIRQLKVLPWEDLKAFESFYKEHFVKMVIFCEGITGDKDLAGQLVQEAFCKIWENRHSLQHVTTPSAYLCQTVRNTALDYIRRYRRELHDQTFSDVESERGELPLSEQLTPLVKRAAAKLPTKCRQIFEMSYLEGLSKEDIATYLDISPLTVKKQRVIALRKIREELLPLMDKLLLLVWLLK